One Nicotiana tomentosiformis chromosome 4, ASM39032v3, whole genome shotgun sequence genomic window carries:
- the LOC104092133 gene encoding uncharacterized protein, giving the protein MMKNTNIKPLRRSGTSLVAMKRFNNTSSFSLTQAPLSAASAHSSAAKTKGGNQPSPTPTYIEFPTSPQPPDDHDGVHAHHNGTIVHHTHSKHPLAEITLSELFTCSGCKEFGAGRRYACQDCDFQLHHFCALSPPSLKAHPFHGQHQLVFHAKPKQVKAGITWPRCDVCGKSTKGFTFRCRINSCNFQMHPCCAMLSTEVKLPIHPHPLKVVPPGNALSGGAGGGNVQSGMVCGACKKKRSSGRVYSCTVCDYHLHALCAKSMINGLQEYGIKPPEKPNVLGTAARLASQVVIEFIGGLIEGLGEGVGEALVQNIGRGRRSTSRRRIA; this is encoded by the exons ATGATGAAGAACACCAACATAAAGCCCCTAAGGAGATCAGGGACATCTCTAGTAGCAATGAAAAGATTCAATAATACCTCTTCGTTCTCGTTGACACAAGCTCCACTCTCAGCTGCCTCTGCTCATTCCTCGGCTGCAAAGACCAAGGGTGGTAACCAGCCATCTCCCACTCCAACCTACATAGAGTTCCCAACATCGCCCCAGCCACCTGATGATCACGACGGGGTTCATGCTCATCACAATGGAACCATTGTTCATCATACTCACTCAAAGCACCCACTTGCTGAGATTACTCTCTCGGAACTATTTACTTGCTCCGGTTGCAAGGAGTTTGGCGCTGGCCGTAGGTATGCATGCCAAGATTGTGATTTTCAGCTTCATCACTTTTGTGCCTTATCTCCACCCTCTCTTAAGGCTCATCCTTTCCATGGCCAACACCAACTCGTCTTCCATGCTAAACCTAAACAAG TTAAAGCTGGAATAACGTGGCCAAGGTGTGATGTCTGCGGCAAATCCACCAAAGGATTCACATTCAGATGCAGAATCAACTCCTGCAATTTCCAAATGCATCCCTGTTGTGCCATGCTTTCCACCGAGGTTAAACTTCCCATTCACCCACACCCACTTAAAGTCGTACCACCAGGAAATGCTTTATCAGGTGGGGCTGGAGGTGGTAATGTTCAATCAGGAATGGTGTGCGGTGCGTGCAAGAAGAAAAGATCATCAGGTCGAGTGTATAGCTGCACAGTTTGTGACTACCATCTTCATGCATTGTGTGCTAAATCCATGATCAACGGCCTCCAAGAATATGGAATCAAGCCTCCTGAAAAGCCCAATGTGCTTGGGACTGCTGCTCGTCTTGCTTCTCAGGTTGTTATTGAATTTATTGGAGGTCTTATTGAAGGATTAGGAGAAGGGGTCGGAGAAGCTCTGGTTCAGAACATCGGGAGAGGAAGGAGAAGCACTAGCAGAAGAAGGATTGCATGA
- the LOC104092135 gene encoding galactan beta-1,4-galactosyltransferase GALS1: MAKDPTLSAGKMSFCFDTRPLMATLLAFTLVMLIWNLQPYYDTIINSPAPPSSSKLSISDPNKRTFLAYGNAASLFVQMGAYRGGPTTFAVVGLASKPLHVFGRPWYKCEWIPNSNGNASFSASKKAKAIKILPDWGYGRVYTVVVVNCTFTVNPNADNKGGKLILYAYYGESPKRYEKITVLEEAPGSYDESKFSPPYPYEYLYCGSSLYGNVSASRMKEWMAYHAWFFGPSSHFVFHDAGGVSPEVRAVLEPWVLAGRVTLQDIRDQSEFDGYYYNQFLVVNDCLHRYRHAANWTFYFDVDEYIYLPDGNTLESVLREFSNNTQFTIEQNAMSSMLCFNDSSQDYSRQWGFEKLLFRDSRTNIRRDRKYAIQAKNAYATGVHMSENVIGGTLHQTETKIRYYHYHNSITVHEELCREFVPLSSKHNITWFDKRPYVYDDNMKKLAQTIKDFERNTINVAPDHTTNS; this comes from the exons ATGGCTAAAGACCCAACTCTCTCCGCAGGGAAAATGTCCTTCTGCTTCGACACCAGGCCTTTAATGGCCACATTGCTCGCCTTCACCCTTGTTATGCTCATCTGGAATCTTCAGCCTTACTACGATACCATCATTAATTCCCCTGCCCCTCCCTCTTCTTCTAAACTCTCCATTTCCGACCCTAACAAACGAACCTTCCTTGCCTACGGCAATGCCGCTTCTCTCTTCGTCCAGATGGGCGCCTATCGCGGCGGTCCTACCACTTTCGCCGTCGTCGGTCTTGCTTCCAAGCCCCTTCACGTCTTTGGCCGCCCTTGGTATAAATGCGAGTGGATCCCCAACAGCAATGGCAATGCCTCCTTCTCTGCTTCTAAGAAGGCCAAAGCTATTAAGATCCTCCCCGACTGGGGCTATGGCCGTGTCTACACTGTGGTGGTTGTAAACTGCACATTTACCGTGAATCCTAACGCTGATAATAAGGGAGGGAAGCTCATTCTCTACGCTTACTACGGGGAGTCACCTAAAAGATATGAGAAAATCACAGTATTGGAGGAAGCACCGGGGTCTTACGACGAGTCCAAGTTCAGCCCGCCATATCCCTACGAGTACTTGTATTGTGGTTCGTCCTTGTATGGGAATGTGAGTGCGTCAAGGATGAAGGAGTGGATGGCCTATCACGCCTGGTTTTTCGGACCTAGCTCCCATTTCGTGTTTCATGATGCCGGTGGGGTGTCGCCGGAGGTAAGGGCGGTGCTGGAGCCGTGGGTACTTGCTGGCAGGGTCACGCTTCAGGACATTAGGGACCAGTCTGAGTTCGACGGGTACTATTACAACCAGTTTTTGGTGGTGAATGATTGCCTCCATCGCTACCGACACGCTGCCAATTGGACCTTCTACTTTGATGTAGACGAATACATTTATCTTCCCGACGGCAACACTCTAGAGTCCGTGCTAAGAGAGTTCTCCAACAATACTCAGTTCACAATTGAGCAAAATGCCATGTCCAGCATGCTCTGCTTCAACGATTCCTCTCAGGACTATTCCAG GCAATGGGGCTTCGAGAAGTTACTGTTTAGGGACTCAAGAACTAACATTAGGAGAGATCGGAAGTATGCCATTCAGGCAAAGAATGCATATGCAACAGGTGTACACATGTCCGAAAATGTAATAGGGGGGACGTTGCACCAGACAGAAACCAAGATCCGCTACTATCATTATCACAACTCCATCACTGTACACGAGGAGCTCTGTCGCGAGTTTGTACCCTTGTCTTCTAAGCATAACATTACCTGGTTCGATAAGCGACCATATGTATACGATGACAACATGAAGAAGCTCGCCCAAACCATCAAGGATTTTGAGCGCAATACCATCAATGTTGCTCCCGACCATACCACCAACTCATAG